The Methanoregula sp. sequence CCCCCTCTTGCGCCACCAGTCCCCCATTGGGGGACGGGCGCAGTGCGATAGTCCGGGTAAGGTTACCGGTAATACGTTGTCATCGCAATGGGGGGTGCCCCAGTGGTGGTGGGAAGCTCCCGAAAGTGTCAGAGTTTTCTCAATGATTTCCTATGAATCGATTGCTCTTTACTATAATGATGGGGGTTGAGACTTCCATACCCCCGGTAATGATGAACGTCGCCGCCCCCGACGGGGCGCCCTCGCGGCGATTTAACGACTAAAATTACAACACCCCCTTGCCCTGCTGTGCCTGAAGAGAGGCCCTGAGGCGGGGGAATATCACAAACATGATTTTCATGGCTCGGGTGTGAACTCCCGTTCATGCCCGTTTCTCCAGAGCAAAAAAAATTACTTCTCTTCCCGCACCATCCCGATCGCCTTCTTCGGGCATTCGTTGGCGCAGATACCGCAGCCCTTGCAGAACCGGAGATCGACATTGAGATCCTCATCGATCACTCCGTCCGGGCAGTACATGGCGCACATCCCGCAGGCATTGCATTTCTCCCGGTCAACCACGGGTTTGAACACCCGCCATGTTCCCGTCTGCCCGGCTGCCCCCTCTTTCGGGCGGCTTATTGCAAGGCGCTCACGTGAAGAACTCATGCGTTCATCTCCTTATATGCCGCTTCGGCAGCTTTGACATTGCGTTCATCGGAAAACATCTCGCGGATTGCCTTTTTCGCGGAGTCTGCGGTAATGATCCCCATCTTTGCAAGCGCCCCAAGCACCGGCGTGTTGAGGATCGGGCTGCCGGCAACCACAAGGTTCTCGCGCAGTGCAATGCCGGTCACGTCAACGTTATGGCACTCAAATCCTTCAAAAACTTTTTTATTTGCGCTGTTGAGGAACACACGGCCGCCTTTTTTCAGGCCGTGCAGCACATCGACCACGTCCATCACGCTCTCATCGAGCACGACCACCATGTCCGGCTGCCGGATCTGGCTGTAGACTTTGATGGGTTTGTCATCGATGCGGACGAACGAGACGATTGGTGCGCCCCGGCGTTCGGCACCGTAGAACGGGCACGCGGTCGCGTACTTGCCGTCGTGGAGTGCGGCCATTGCAAGGAGCCGGGCTGCCGTTACGCCGCCTTGTCCGCCCCGGGAGTGGATGCGGATCTCAAACATGGGCGTTCACCCCGAACCAGAACTCTTCACCCATACGACGGGTCCGGACGAATCCTGCGATATCATCGTAGGTCACTTCCTGACCCCCGATACCGGCGATCACGCTGTAGAGGCTGGCGCCGGTCTTCGCTTTGATCTCATTCGCTACGATACCGCCAAAACCAAACGAATAATCGCGGTCGATAACCACCACTTCTTTTCCTTTCAGGTTGAGTTTCGGGAACGGCCGGAGCCAGCGGATGCGCATCGAACCGGCCTTTATGCCTTCGTTCCGGAGCAGGTCAACGGCTACTTCCGCTTCCTTGCCCAGCGTACCCAGCGCAATGATGATCACCTCTGCATCATCGCACCGGTAGTCTTCGGTAAAGCCGTATTTCCGGCCAAAGCGCTTGGCAAACTCCTTCTCGGTTTCTTCGATGACCTTAACCGAATCCCGCATCGAGCGCTCGATCTCCCACCGGAATTTGAACTGCTGGTCAGGGCCGGTCAGCGTGCCGTAGCCGGCAGGGTGTTTGGGATCGATGGCATGGGGGAGGTGTATCGCTGGTATGAAATCCCCTAACTCAACGGTATCGACCGGCTGCATGATGTGGGAGAGCAAAAATCCGTCAAGGTTAATCATCACCGGCAGGAGCACATTGTTGTGCTCGGCGATCCGGAATGCCATGAGCGTTGCATCGTAGGCTTCCTGCACCGTGCTCACGTAGACCTGGAGCCCGCCGGTGTCGCGTTCCTGCAGGGCATCGGTGTGCTCTGCCCAGATGTTCCACCCGGGTCCCAGCGAGCGGTTCACGTTCGCCATCACGATGGGGAGGCGTGCGCCTGCTGCCCAGTTGGTCATCTCGTGCATGTAGAGCAGGCCGTGCGAGCTGGTGGCGGTGAACGTGCGAATGCCGGTGATGCTCGCACCAATACAGGCTGCCATTGCAGAATGCTCGCTCTCGACCGCGATGTACTTGGCCGGCATCTGGCCGCTGGTCACGAACTCTGCGATCTGCTCCACGATCTCGGTCTGCGGGGTGATGGGGTACGCGGCGACAACCGTGGGTCCGGCCTGCTTTACGGCTTCAGCCACTGCCTTGTTGCCGGTGGCGATCTTCTTCATGCTGACGCCTCCTCTTCGGCTGCCAGCCGCTGGAAATTCTTTGCAATCCGCTGTTTGAGGATCTCGACGACCCTGGTATCAATGCCCTTGAACCGTCCCTGCGGCGAGAGGTACTCTTCGAGCGGCAACGGTTTTTTCATCGCTACCTTCGACTGTGGGCCGATCGTGACTTTCCCGTACTCCCGCTCGTAGAGCACCCACATGCCGGTCTTGACGGCGAGTTTTCCCATCTCAACCGATTTCTCGGTGGGGTAGCGCCAGCCGGGCGGGCAGGGTGCGAGGATGTGGATGAAGGTAGGGCCCCGGAACGTGAGGGCTTTCTGCACTTTCCTGAAAAGGTCCTGCGGGTAGGCTGCGCATGCTGTCGCCAGGTAGGGCGGGTCATGGGCGGCGATGATCCTGTCGATGTCTTTCTTGGCATCGGTCTTGCCGGTGGGCGTGGTGGTGGTCTTTGCGCCCATCGGGGTGCCGCCGGAGCGCTGCATGCCGGTGTTGCCGTATGCCTCGTTGTCATAGC is a genomic window containing:
- a CDS encoding 4Fe-4S binding protein; this encodes MSSSRERLAISRPKEGAAGQTGTWRVFKPVVDREKCNACGMCAMYCPDGVIDEDLNVDLRFCKGCGICANECPKKAIGMVREEK
- a CDS encoding 2-oxoacid:acceptor oxidoreductase family protein, with protein sequence MFEIRIHSRGGQGGVTAARLLAMAALHDGKYATACPFYGAERRGAPIVSFVRIDDKPIKVYSQIRQPDMVVVLDESVMDVVDVLHGLKKGGRVFLNSANKKVFEGFECHNVDVTGIALRENLVVAGSPILNTPVLGALAKMGIITADSAKKAIREMFSDERNVKAAEAAYKEMNA
- a CDS encoding transketolase C-terminal domain-containing protein; its protein translation is MKKIATGNKAVAEAVKQAGPTVVAAYPITPQTEIVEQIAEFVTSGQMPAKYIAVESEHSAMAACIGASITGIRTFTATSSHGLLYMHEMTNWAAGARLPIVMANVNRSLGPGWNIWAEHTDALQERDTGGLQVYVSTVQEAYDATLMAFRIAEHNNVLLPVMINLDGFLLSHIMQPVDTVELGDFIPAIHLPHAIDPKHPAGYGTLTGPDQQFKFRWEIERSMRDSVKVIEETEKEFAKRFGRKYGFTEDYRCDDAEVIIIALGTLGKEAEVAVDLLRNEGIKAGSMRIRWLRPFPKLNLKGKEVVVIDRDYSFGFGGIVANEIKAKTGASLYSVIAGIGGQEVTYDDIAGFVRTRRMGEEFWFGVNAHV
- a CDS encoding thiamine pyrophosphate-dependent enzyme, giving the protein MAEIPKEEFVLKCTSACAGCSDSLALRYVLKAAGPDTVMVVPACCTSILQGIYPNTAFNVPVYNIAFGAAAACASGMSNAFRAAGKKTNVIVYAGDGGTLDIGIQAMSGAFERGTDFLYICYDNEAYGNTGMQRSGGTPMGAKTTTTPTGKTDAKKDIDRIIAAHDPPYLATACAAYPQDLFRKVQKALTFRGPTFIHILAPCPPGWRYPTEKSVEMGKLAVKTGMWVLYEREYGKVTIGPQSKVAMKKPLPLEEYLSPQGRFKGIDTRVVEILKQRIAKNFQRLAAEEEASA